A region from the Pelagovum pacificum genome encodes:
- a CDS encoding LacI family DNA-binding transcriptional regulator yields MGDKPVTSVDVARKAGVSQSAVSRFFTPGASVSKKMAERIRVAAEELGYRPNVLARSLITGKSRIVGLVVHYLENQFYPEVVERLSIALQDQGYHVLLFMAQRTVGDVEDVVQRILDYRVDALVLVSVSMSSTLTERCVGLSIPVMLFNRDQPGSGLRAVTSDNRAGGRLAAEALLAGGLRRIAHLRGFEDASTDRDRADGFCAALAEAGVDVAITEFGDYHYDTACEATRRIFDRTDRPDALFVADDHMAFAALDVIRTEFGLSVPGDVAVVGFDDAPAAAWPSFDLTTVRQDRAAMVAAAVAATIGAIEGDETGGDRQLALPVTLVTRGSTRRG; encoded by the coding sequence GTGGGGGACAAGCCGGTCACATCCGTGGACGTCGCGCGCAAGGCCGGCGTCAGCCAGTCCGCCGTGTCCCGCTTCTTCACCCCGGGCGCGTCCGTCTCCAAGAAGATGGCCGAGCGGATCCGCGTCGCCGCGGAAGAGCTCGGCTATCGGCCGAACGTGCTGGCCCGGTCGCTGATCACCGGCAAGAGCCGGATCGTCGGGCTCGTCGTCCATTACCTCGAGAACCAGTTCTATCCCGAGGTGGTCGAACGGCTGTCGATCGCGCTTCAGGATCAGGGCTATCACGTGCTGCTCTTCATGGCGCAGCGCACCGTCGGCGATGTCGAGGATGTCGTGCAGCGCATCCTCGACTACCGGGTCGACGCGCTGGTGCTGGTGTCCGTCTCCATGTCCTCGACCCTGACCGAGCGCTGCGTCGGGTTGTCGATCCCGGTGATGCTGTTCAACCGCGACCAGCCCGGCAGCGGTCTGCGCGCCGTCACAAGCGACAACCGGGCGGGCGGGCGTCTGGCGGCCGAGGCGCTGCTGGCCGGTGGGCTGCGCCGGATTGCACACCTGCGCGGGTTCGAGGACGCCTCGACCGACCGCGACCGCGCCGACGGCTTTTGCGCCGCGCTGGCCGAGGCAGGCGTCGACGTGGCGATCACGGAGTTCGGCGACTACCATTATGACACCGCCTGCGAGGCGACCCGGCGCATCTTCGACCGCACCGACCGGCCCGACGCGCTCTTCGTGGCGGACGATCACATGGCCTTCGCCGCGCTCGACGTGATCCGCACGGAGTTCGGACTGTCGGTGCCGGGCGATGTGGCCGTGGTCGGGTTCGACGACGCGCCGGCTGCCGCCTGGCCGAGCTTCGATCTCACCACCGTTCGGCAGGACCGTGCGGCGATGGTGGCAGCGGCCGTTGCCGCGACCATCGGCGCGATCGAGGGCGACGAGACGGGCGGCGACCGGCAGCTCGCGCTGCCGGTGACGCTCGTCACTCGTGGGTCGACTCGGCGAGGCTAG
- a CDS encoding ABC transporter ATP-binding protein yields MAEIKLKGITRRWNDFVGVDNLNLDIPDREFLVLLGPSGCGKSTTMRMIAGLEDVTEGEIWLGDRMVNKLEPKDRDISMVFQSYGLYPTMSVYENIRFPLRIRKVPKAEHKARVMKAAEMVELTQFLDRRPAALSGGQRQRVALARAIVRAPNAFLMDEPLSNLDAKLRVSTRAQIANLHHELKTTTVYVTHDQVEAMTLADRVVVMRHGIAQQIAPPMEIYNKPANTFVAGFIGAPAMNLIEGEMSGGTFRSPVLTVEGLAHRHSGPATLGFRAEDVEVVSEGGNLAAPVYSVERLGDSTMFAIRAREDLISLKADKSASLEIGETVRAKVTPEVSHIFDGTTGQRIEPALTAA; encoded by the coding sequence ATGGCCGAAATCAAGCTGAAGGGCATCACCCGCCGCTGGAACGACTTCGTCGGCGTCGACAACCTGAACCTCGACATTCCCGACCGCGAATTCCTCGTCCTGCTCGGCCCCTCGGGGTGCGGCAAGTCCACCACGATGCGGATGATCGCGGGCCTCGAAGACGTGACCGAAGGCGAGATCTGGCTCGGTGACCGGATGGTCAACAAGCTGGAGCCGAAGGACCGCGACATCTCGATGGTGTTCCAGAGCTACGGGCTATACCCCACCATGTCGGTCTACGAGAACATCCGCTTCCCGCTGCGCATCCGGAAGGTCCCGAAGGCGGAGCACAAGGCCCGCGTGATGAAGGCGGCCGAGATGGTCGAGCTGACCCAGTTCCTCGACCGCCGTCCCGCCGCGCTCTCCGGCGGCCAGCGCCAGCGGGTCGCGCTCGCCCGCGCCATCGTGCGTGCGCCGAACGCCTTCCTGATGGACGAGCCACTGTCGAACCTCGACGCCAAGCTGCGCGTGTCCACGCGGGCCCAGATCGCCAACCTCCACCACGAGCTGAAGACGACGACGGTCTACGTCACCCACGACCAGGTCGAGGCGATGACCTTGGCCGACCGTGTCGTCGTGATGCGCCACGGCATCGCCCAGCAGATCGCGCCGCCGATGGAGATCTACAACAAGCCCGCCAACACCTTCGTCGCGGGCTTCATCGGCGCCCCGGCGATGAACCTGATCGAGGGCGAGATGTCGGGCGGCACCTTCCGCTCTCCGGTCCTCACGGTCGAGGGGCTGGCCCACCGCCACAGTGGACCCGCGACGCTCGGCTTCCGGGCGGAGGACGTGGAAGTCGTCAGCGAAGGCGGCAATCTCGCCGCGCCGGTCTACTCGGTCGAGCGGCTCGGCGATTCCACCATGTTCGCGATCCGCGCGCGCGAGGATCTGATCTCGCTCAAGGCCGACAAGTCGGCGAGCCTCGAGATCGGTGAGACCGTCCGCGCAAAGGTCACGCCCGAGGTCAGCCACATCTTCGACGGCACCACGGGACAGCGGATCGAACCCGCGCTGACGGCCGCCTGA
- a CDS encoding LacI family DNA-binding transcriptional regulator produces MGNAGPQTAIGKRVTASDVAREAGVSQSTVSRSFSDDSRISAATREHVRDVATRMGYTPNALARSLITSRSGMVAVIVTRQSILAMPEMLTAISQALGRRGQRMLLFSPADESDVQNAVSEAWSYPLEGAISCVTLTAEHLDGFRMNRIPVVLYNRRARGLADSVCTEHHAAAARLADRLWEAGHRSFLCLAGPADAPVGHERAEGFSARLEELGAVRPRSVVTDFSYAGGRAAMLDALGASPAPDAVFCVNDQLAMGATDALRYDLGLAVPQDVSVVGFDDVPEAARPSYLLTTVRQDLGALAENAASLLDDRSRAPDSPLRDLDVRGELVERQSARF; encoded by the coding sequence ATGGGCAACGCGGGACCGCAGACGGCGATCGGCAAGCGGGTCACCGCATCCGATGTCGCGCGCGAGGCCGGGGTCTCGCAATCGACCGTCTCCCGTAGCTTCAGCGACGACAGCCGGATTTCCGCCGCGACGCGCGAGCATGTGCGCGACGTGGCCACGCGGATGGGCTACACGCCGAACGCGCTGGCGCGGTCGCTCATCACCAGTCGCTCCGGCATGGTGGCCGTGATCGTCACCCGTCAATCCATCCTCGCCATGCCCGAGATGCTGACCGCGATAAGCCAGGCGCTGGGCCGGCGGGGCCAGCGAATGTTGCTGTTCTCCCCCGCGGACGAGAGCGACGTCCAGAACGCGGTTAGCGAAGCATGGAGCTATCCGCTTGAGGGAGCGATCTCCTGCGTGACGCTGACAGCGGAGCATCTGGACGGCTTCCGGATGAACCGCATTCCCGTCGTTCTCTATAATCGCCGGGCGCGCGGGCTCGCGGATTCCGTCTGCACGGAGCATCACGCCGCCGCCGCCCGGCTCGCCGACCGGCTCTGGGAGGCGGGGCACCGGTCGTTCCTGTGCCTCGCCGGTCCCGCCGACGCGCCCGTCGGGCATGAGCGGGCGGAGGGGTTCTCCGCCCGGCTGGAAGAACTCGGCGCCGTCCGCCCCCGGTCGGTCGTCACCGACTTCTCCTATGCCGGCGGGCGCGCGGCGATGCTTGACGCGTTGGGCGCGTCCCCTGCCCCCGACGCCGTCTTCTGTGTCAATGACCAGCTCGCGATGGGCGCCACCGACGCCCTGCGCTACGACCTCGGCCTCGCGGTGCCGCAGGACGTCTCCGTCGTAGGCTTCGACGATGTTCCCGAGGCCGCGCGCCCCTCTTACCTGCTCACAACCGTGCGGCAGGATCTCGGAGCGCTGGCCGAGAATGCGGCGTCGCTCCTCGATGATCGAAGCCGCGCGCCCGATTCGCCATTGCGCGATCTCGACGTCCGCGGAGAGCTCGTCGAACGCCAGAGCGCACGTTTCTAA
- a CDS encoding MFS transporter produces MTPSPAVSSPRTAPDYLMPLLAVACGLLAANVYYAQPLAGPIAADLGLSERAAGFVVTLTQIGYGAGLLLVVPLADRLENRRLILGLTTLAGLALMLAGATTFAPLFLAACLSIGLGSVCVQVLVPYATHLAPEERRGRTVGFVTSGLMLGIMLARPVAGFVAEALGWRAMFWISAALMAGLLAALAARLPQRRPAVSEPYTAVLRSMGRALASMPVLRQRILYQVALFSGFSLFWTTVPLWLAGPRWGWSHAEIGIFALAGAMSAIAAPVAGTLADRGLSRQGTGFALFTGFVAFAIAGIAPAGGMTGTCLLILAALLLDLGVSMSFVIGQRTIFGLAPGNRARLNGVFMACFTAGGAVGSALGAWIYVMAGWSVVAMFGAALIALAGLRFAASLAESTHE; encoded by the coding sequence ATGACCCCCTCCCCCGCCGTATCGAGCCCCCGGACCGCACCGGACTACCTGATGCCGCTGCTCGCCGTCGCCTGCGGGCTGCTCGCGGCGAACGTCTACTACGCCCAGCCCCTCGCCGGTCCGATCGCCGCCGACCTCGGCCTGTCCGAGCGGGCCGCCGGCTTCGTCGTCACTCTGACCCAGATCGGCTACGGCGCCGGGCTGCTGCTTGTCGTGCCACTGGCCGACCGGCTGGAGAACCGCCGCCTGATCCTCGGGCTGACCACGCTCGCCGGACTGGCGCTGATGCTGGCCGGCGCGACGACCTTCGCGCCACTGTTCCTCGCCGCGTGCCTGTCCATCGGACTCGGGTCCGTCTGCGTGCAGGTGCTGGTGCCCTATGCCACTCACCTCGCCCCGGAAGAGCGGCGGGGCCGCACGGTCGGCTTCGTCACCTCGGGGCTGATGCTTGGCATCATGCTGGCAAGGCCCGTCGCGGGCTTCGTCGCGGAGGCCCTCGGCTGGCGCGCGATGTTCTGGATCAGCGCGGCACTGATGGCCGGCCTGCTGGCCGCGCTGGCCGCGCGCCTGCCACAACGCCGCCCAGCCGTGTCAGAACCCTATACCGCAGTCCTGCGTTCCATGGGCCGCGCGCTCGCCTCCATGCCGGTGCTGCGGCAGCGCATCCTCTACCAGGTCGCGCTGTTCTCGGGCTTCTCGCTGTTCTGGACGACGGTGCCGCTCTGGCTCGCCGGCCCCCGCTGGGGCTGGAGCCACGCGGAGATCGGCATCTTCGCCCTCGCCGGTGCGATGAGCGCCATCGCCGCCCCCGTCGCCGGCACGCTCGCCGACCGGGGCCTGTCACGGCAGGGCACCGGCTTCGCGCTGTTCACCGGGTTCGTCGCCTTCGCGATCGCGGGGATCGCGCCTGCAGGCGGGATGACGGGGACCTGTCTGCTGATCCTCGCCGCGTTGCTGCTCGACCTCGGTGTCTCGATGAGCTTCGTGATCGGGCAACGCACGATCTTCGGCCTCGCGCCCGGCAACCGGGCACGACTGAACGGCGTCTTCATGGCCTGCTTCACCGCCGGCGGGGCCGTCGGGTCGGCCCTCGGCGCGTGGATCTACGTCATGGCGGGGTGGAGTGTGGTGGCGATGTTCGGCGCGGCGCTGATCGCGCTCGCCGGGCTGCGCTTCGCGGCTAGCCTCGCCGAGTCGACCCACGAGTGA
- a CDS encoding carbohydrate ABC transporter permease, translating to MPHKAFAWFILPSAVAMLLFIALPLVSIVIQSLFVEHQQVLVEVESCSPFGGCTQETRVDAQATAALREAEPLGRFNGLGTYLNRNHLAFAEIGAILENADSFGEAINRIYQLPFYRALFFTICYTFLVTPCGMFLGFWIALAVNRIPNMLKGPVIFVSLLPMIITPLIGSLVIFWMVNSRGILGSLLQWLAQDPTLSIAASGPLTWVMLFLYGIWIAAPFSFVVFYAGLQTVPQDTLESAMIDGANRWERVRFVIIPHLIPLATFVSLVQLMDNFRVLEPIIGFNAQARATSLSFSIYNDLQAQNGQLFGSAAATSMLTIFFVIILLFPVLIRTWRDFSRKGAH from the coding sequence GTGCCCCACAAGGCCTTCGCATGGTTCATCCTCCCCTCCGCCGTCGCGATGCTGCTGTTCATCGCCCTGCCGCTCGTCTCCATCGTGATCCAGTCGCTGTTCGTCGAGCACCAGCAGGTGCTGGTCGAGGTCGAGAGCTGCTCCCCCTTCGGTGGCTGCACGCAGGAGACCCGGGTCGACGCCCAGGCGACCGCCGCGCTTCGCGAGGCCGAGCCGCTCGGCCGGTTCAACGGCCTCGGCACCTACCTGAACCGCAACCACCTCGCCTTCGCCGAGATCGGTGCGATCCTCGAGAATGCCGACAGCTTCGGTGAGGCGATCAACCGGATTTACCAGCTGCCCTTCTACCGGGCCCTGTTCTTCACGATCTGCTACACGTTCCTGGTCACGCCCTGCGGCATGTTCCTCGGCTTCTGGATCGCCCTCGCGGTGAACCGCATCCCGAACATGCTGAAGGGGCCGGTGATCTTCGTATCGCTGCTGCCGATGATCATCACGCCGCTGATCGGCTCGCTGGTGATCTTCTGGATGGTTAACAGCCGGGGAATCCTCGGCAGCCTGCTGCAATGGCTGGCGCAGGACCCGACGCTGTCGATCGCCGCCTCCGGCCCGCTGACATGGGTGATGCTGTTCCTCTACGGCATCTGGATCGCGGCCCCCTTCAGCTTCGTCGTCTTCTACGCAGGGCTTCAGACCGTTCCACAGGACACGCTGGAGTCGGCGATGATCGACGGGGCGAACCGGTGGGAGCGCGTGCGCTTCGTCATCATCCCGCACCTGATCCCGCTCGCCACCTTCGTGTCGCTGGTGCAGCTGATGGACAACTTCCGCGTGCTTGAACCGATCATCGGCTTCAACGCGCAGGCCCGGGCCACGTCGCTGAGTTTCAGCATCTACAACGACTTGCAGGCGCAGAACGGACAGTTGTTCGGCTCCGCCGCCGCGACGTCGATGCTGACGATCTTCTTCGTCATCATCCTGCTCTTCCCCGTCCTCATCCGCACCTGGCGCGACTTCTCGCGCAAGGGCGCCCACTAA
- a CDS encoding carbohydrate ABC transporter permease yields the protein MSATTTPHRPNRTLTILATAFVLIWLVVAGFPFLWTTWGSFKVEPDFFSRTDWTNAITGVNTIRQTGDAFTMDGYEGAWIQNEFWRAVLNTAFVTVTVTILSLVVGTLGGYALARSGYRYAFWILILALIFRAMPHITLVSGYLVPFFELNIWGTLPTAIIVLVAINQPFTLWMLHSFFLSIPKDLDESAMVDGCTRFQAFREVIVPVMWPGIITTGLFSFLLAYNDFAVTAMLLSQENQTMIPKIASFLGSIESEGNVMFAVSSVVSATVPLFILIMFFQRQIVGGLTAGAVKG from the coding sequence ATGTCCGCTACCACGACCCCACACCGCCCCAACCGCACGTTGACCATACTGGCCACCGCATTCGTTCTGATCTGGCTGGTCGTCGCAGGCTTCCCGTTCCTCTGGACCACGTGGGGCTCGTTCAAGGTCGAACCCGACTTCTTCTCGCGCACCGACTGGACGAACGCGATCACCGGCGTGAACACGATCCGCCAGACCGGCGACGCGTTCACGATGGACGGCTACGAGGGCGCGTGGATCCAGAACGAGTTCTGGCGCGCCGTACTCAACACCGCCTTCGTGACCGTGACCGTGACGATCCTGTCGCTGGTGGTCGGAACGCTCGGGGGCTATGCGCTGGCCCGGTCGGGCTACCGCTACGCCTTCTGGATCCTGATCCTCGCCCTGATCTTCCGCGCCATGCCACACATCACGCTGGTGTCGGGCTACCTCGTCCCGTTCTTCGAGCTGAACATCTGGGGCACTCTGCCGACCGCGATCATCGTACTGGTGGCGATCAACCAGCCCTTCACGCTCTGGATGCTGCACAGCTTCTTCTTGTCGATCCCCAAGGACCTCGACGAAAGCGCGATGGTCGACGGCTGCACCCGCTTCCAGGCATTCCGCGAGGTGATCGTGCCGGTCATGTGGCCGGGCATCATCACCACGGGGCTGTTCAGCTTCCTGCTCGCCTACAACGACTTCGCGGTGACCGCGATGCTGCTGAGCCAGGAGAACCAGACGATGATCCCGAAGATCGCGTCCTTCCTCGGCTCGATCGAGAGCGAGGGCAACGTGATGTTCGCGGTCTCCTCGGTGGTCTCGGCCACGGTGCCGCTGTTCATCCTCATCATGTTCTTCCAACGCCAGATCGTGGGCGGCCTGACCGCCGGCGCCGTGAAAGGATAA
- a CDS encoding glycoside hydrolase family 13 protein — MPKDKTETTPERVNGIARRWWKEAVAYQIYPRSFMDSDGDGVGDLAGIVSKLDYLSDLGVTMVWLSPHYDSPNADNGYDIRDYRAVMSQFGTMDDFDALLDGLHARGIRLIVDLVVNHTSNEHAWFAEARQGKDAATRDYYIWRDPAPDGSPPNNWPSFFSGPAWTLDEASGQYYLHLFAAKQPDLNWDNPAVRGEVWDLMRFWLDKGVDGFRMDVIPFISKDPALPDLPAGIKPQKHYAEGPRLHDYLREMRREVLSHYDCATVGEGNGLDQDQMRRVVDERREELDMIFQFDVVEFDRDAAGNPRDWTLPEFKEIFARQADSMDAHGWTTVYLANHDTTRPVSRYGDDSAEWRVASTKVLNALLLTQKGTPFLYQGDEFGMTNFPFTAIGQFQDIAVRNAWAAAQATGTADEATFLTRLNRTSRDHTRTPMQWDASAEGGFTSGTPWLPVNPNSAEINATSAMADPNGAWAFTRALIELRKAQELLVYGDYRDLAPDHPQVFAFAREIGADGIAVVLNFGASPQTFALPDRPGPVRELLASDASLIGSDVMLGGWSVMICAWGDR; from the coding sequence ATGCCCAAGGACAAGACAGAGACCACCCCGGAGCGGGTGAACGGCATCGCGCGGCGGTGGTGGAAGGAGGCGGTCGCCTACCAGATCTACCCGCGCAGCTTCATGGACAGCGACGGCGACGGAGTCGGCGACCTCGCCGGGATCGTGAGCAAGCTGGACTACCTCTCGGACCTTGGCGTCACGATGGTCTGGCTCTCGCCGCATTACGACAGCCCGAACGCCGACAACGGCTATGACATCCGCGACTACCGCGCGGTGATGTCCCAATTCGGCACCATGGACGATTTCGACGCGCTTCTCGACGGGCTGCATGCGCGCGGCATCCGGCTGATCGTCGACCTCGTCGTCAACCACACAAGCAATGAGCACGCATGGTTCGCCGAGGCGCGTCAGGGCAAGGACGCCGCCACGCGCGACTACTACATCTGGCGCGACCCCGCCCCCGACGGCAGCCCGCCGAACAACTGGCCGAGCTTCTTCTCCGGCCCCGCCTGGACGCTGGATGAGGCCTCGGGGCAATATTACCTCCACCTCTTCGCGGCAAAGCAGCCCGACCTGAACTGGGATAACCCCGCGGTGCGCGGCGAGGTCTGGGACCTCATGCGCTTCTGGCTCGACAAGGGCGTCGACGGCTTCCGGATGGACGTGATCCCCTTCATCTCGAAGGACCCCGCCCTGCCCGACCTGCCGGCCGGAATCAAGCCGCAGAAGCACTACGCCGAGGGTCCGCGCCTGCACGACTACCTTCGGGAGATGCGCCGCGAGGTGCTCTCGCACTACGACTGCGCCACGGTGGGTGAAGGCAACGGCCTCGACCAGGACCAGATGCGCCGCGTCGTGGACGAGCGGCGCGAAGAGCTCGACATGATCTTCCAGTTCGACGTGGTGGAGTTCGACCGCGATGCGGCCGGCAATCCCCGCGACTGGACCTTGCCCGAGTTCAAGGAGATCTTCGCCCGGCAGGCCGACAGCATGGACGCGCACGGCTGGACGACGGTCTACCTCGCCAACCACGACACGACCCGGCCGGTCAGCCGCTACGGCGATGACAGCGCCGAGTGGCGCGTCGCCTCGACCAAGGTGCTGAACGCGCTGCTGCTGACCCAGAAGGGCACGCCGTTTCTCTACCAGGGCGACGAGTTCGGGATGACCAACTTCCCCTTCACCGCGATCGGCCAGTTCCAGGACATCGCCGTGCGCAACGCCTGGGCCGCAGCCCAGGCTACCGGAACAGCCGACGAGGCCACGTTCCTGACCCGCCTGAACCGGACGAGCCGCGACCACACCCGCACGCCGATGCAATGGGACGCCTCCGCCGAGGGCGGCTTCACCAGCGGCACCCCGTGGCTGCCGGTCAACCCGAACTCCGCCGAAATCAACGCCACCTCCGCGATGGCGGACCCGAACGGCGCGTGGGCCTTCACCCGCGCCCTGATAGAGCTGCGCAAGGCGCAGGAGTTGCTGGTCTACGGCGACTACCGCGACCTCGCCCCCGATCACCCGCAGGTCTTCGCCTTCGCCCGCGAAATCGGCGCAGACGGCATCGCCGTCGTCCTGAACTTCGGCGCGTCGCCTCAGACCTTCGCCTTGCCCGACAGGCCCGGCCCGGTGCGCGAGCTTCTGGCCTCGGACGCCAGCCTGATCGGTTCGGACGTAATGCTCGGCGGCTGGTCGGTGATGATCTGCGCGTGGGGCGACCGATGA
- a CDS encoding nuclear transport factor 2 family protein encodes MATTTDKTEDAPKAKTPAQPKDDVLQCERLDFVDLVPENRPRGQSMKGFDDCYTDIVDYIVRCTHKIWDERDVGLIYTHYTHNCVLYGTMGTMYNREDVVRDTIQRLVSLPERRGMATQVIWKGNDVDGFYTSHLVTGSGRHSQNGHYGPATGRPFVSRTVADCMVYENKIYREWVVADQMAIVRQLGLDPHAFAEKVAATKLAQGLKSLDIGETGLMMGQYPPSELPLDTSIASTDLERSTLQWLHAAYNRKMFGILRDVYAPTVMYHGPLMKELYGITAVSHQMIGLVGAIPDAVFMPQHVCSVDCVEGGTKVAVRWVMEGHHLGFGGLESLGDPTGKRVQVMGMSHFHYKDGKIVDDWTVYDELSMLVQVKLAQLADRPAAIEAAE; translated from the coding sequence ATGGCGACCACGACCGACAAAACCGAAGACGCGCCGAAGGCGAAGACCCCGGCGCAGCCGAAGGACGACGTGCTTCAGTGCGAACGGCTGGATTTCGTCGATCTCGTGCCCGAGAACCGGCCGCGCGGCCAGTCGATGAAGGGATTCGACGACTGCTACACGGACATCGTCGACTACATCGTGCGCTGTACCCACAAGATCTGGGACGAGCGCGACGTCGGACTGATCTACACCCACTACACCCATAACTGCGTCCTCTACGGAACGATGGGCACCATGTACAACCGCGAGGACGTCGTCCGCGACACGATCCAGCGGCTCGTCTCGCTGCCCGAACGCCGGGGCATGGCGACCCAGGTGATCTGGAAGGGCAACGACGTCGATGGCTTCTACACCAGCCACCTCGTCACCGGCTCCGGGCGGCACAGCCAGAACGGCCATTACGGCCCTGCGACTGGCCGTCCCTTCGTGTCGCGCACCGTCGCCGACTGTATGGTCTACGAGAACAAGATCTACCGCGAGTGGGTCGTCGCCGACCAGATGGCGATCGTCCGCCAACTCGGCCTCGACCCGCACGCCTTCGCCGAGAAGGTCGCCGCGACCAAGCTGGCGCAGGGCCTGAAGAGCCTCGATATCGGTGAGACCGGCCTGATGATGGGTCAATACCCGCCGTCCGAACTGCCGCTCGACACCTCCATCGCGTCGACCGACCTCGAACGGAGCACGCTACAGTGGCTGCACGCGGCCTATAACCGCAAGATGTTCGGCATCCTGCGCGACGTCTATGCGCCGACCGTGATGTACCACGGGCCGCTGATGAAAGAGCTCTACGGCATCACCGCCGTCAGCCACCAGATGATCGGCCTCGTCGGCGCGATCCCCGACGCCGTCTTCATGCCGCAGCATGTCTGTTCGGTCGATTGCGTCGAGGGTGGCACCAAGGTCGCGGTCCGCTGGGTCATGGAAGGCCATCACCTCGGCTTCGGCGGGCTCGAGTCGCTGGGCGATCCGACAGGCAAGCGGGTGCAGGTGATGGGCATGTCCCACTTCCACTACAAGGACGGCAAGATCGTCGACGACTGGACGGTCTACGACGAACTCTCCATGCTGGTGCAGGTGAAGCTCGCGCAGCTCGCCGACCGCCCGGCGGCGATCGAGGCCGCTGAGTAA
- a CDS encoding ABC transporter substrate-binding protein — translation MNKLTSVSAAALLGMFPAVASADCGITDSGSVRILANDFGALDLVMERASSCATDDLTVSINQTEEHKNLQVPALSINPAEYTVAVIANNSLPPLLNADLVRPMDDLVEQYGEQLSDAQIIRIDGQIMAIAFMVNGMHLFTRSDILEEAGITETPTTWAEVIDAAEAIRAAGILEYPLTGAYAPGWELAEEFINMYTATGEPFFEPGSAEPAINGEAGIEVLETMKALTEYMDPDYLSVGSLEASKKWGAGEAAIMNLWASQAGPLIDVEGDFPEVAPNTVLTAAPTLGENSIPSGALFWDGFSISANISDEDAAASFQVMMNAIAPELAGEHPTGASWMIDGYEPTDNAVGIMANVAEGGLAYPTLPYMDLMHSALGTELVDFLQGNETAEQALEGVEAAYTAAAQERGFMN, via the coding sequence ATGAACAAGCTGACCAGTGTCTCCGCTGCTGCCCTTTTGGGCATGTTTCCGGCAGTCGCAAGCGCCGATTGCGGCATCACCGACAGCGGCTCCGTCCGCATCCTTGCCAACGATTTCGGCGCGCTTGATCTCGTCATGGAGCGCGCAAGCTCCTGCGCCACGGACGACCTGACGGTGTCGATCAACCAGACGGAAGAGCACAAGAACCTTCAGGTTCCCGCCCTCTCCATCAATCCGGCGGAATACACGGTCGCGGTCATCGCCAACAACTCCCTGCCGCCGCTGCTGAACGCTGACCTCGTCCGCCCGATGGACGACCTCGTCGAGCAATATGGCGAGCAACTGTCCGATGCGCAGATCATCCGCATCGACGGCCAGATCATGGCGATCGCCTTCATGGTGAACGGCATGCACCTGTTCACGCGCTCCGACATCCTCGAAGAGGCCGGCATCACCGAGACGCCGACCACGTGGGCCGAAGTGATCGACGCCGCCGAAGCGATCCGCGCCGCCGGCATCCTCGAGTACCCGCTGACCGGTGCCTACGCTCCGGGCTGGGAGCTCGCGGAAGAGTTCATCAACATGTACACCGCGACCGGCGAGCCCTTCTTCGAGCCTGGCTCGGCCGAGCCGGCGATCAACGGCGAAGCCGGGATCGAGGTTCTCGAGACCATGAAGGCGCTGACCGAGTACATGGACCCCGACTACCTGTCGGTCGGCTCGCTCGAAGCCTCCAAGAAGTGGGGCGCGGGTGAAGCCGCGATCATGAACCTCTGGGCCAGCCAGGCCGGTCCGCTGATCGACGTGGAGGGCGACTTCCCCGAGGTGGCGCCGAACACTGTGCTGACCGCCGCGCCGACGCTCGGGGAGAACAGTATCCCGAGCGGCGCGCTGTTCTGGGACGGCTTCTCGATCTCCGCCAACATCTCCGACGAAGATGCGGCCGCGTCGTTCCAGGTGATGATGAATGCGATCGCCCCGGAGCTCGCCGGCGAGCACCCGACCGGCGCGAGCTGGATGATCGACGGCTACGAGCCGACCGACAACGCCGTCGGCATCATGGCCAACGTCGCCGAGGGTGGCCTCGCCTACCCGACGCTGCCCTACATGGACCTGATGCACTCGGCCCTCGGCACCGAACTGGTCGACTTCCTGCAGGGCAACGAGACCGCCGAACAGGCGCTCGAAGGTGTCGAAGCCGCCTACACCGCCGCAGCTCAGGAACGCGGCTTCATGAACTGA